The Cinclus cinclus chromosome 15, bCinCin1.1, whole genome shotgun sequence region CTGGCCCATGCCAGGAAATCATTCCTGCAAGTACCCTTCTGCTAAGGAAAAAATTCTGACATGGATAAACGTTTGTACCGATTTTTGCACGAAGGATCAGAGAGGAAGACAAAGCCTATTGAAAGGATTCACAAAGTGTCACTCATCATCTGTGTCCATGCCCACCAAGCCACCAGAGCACGCCAGGCGTGGCAGGGCTGGTGTTAGCAGTAGGGAAGTGTGAAGGAGCACAGAGATAATCAGACACAAATGGCAACTGTGGCTCCCAGAGACAGTCCCAGGCACCGGTCAGTGCGAGAGCGAGGAGGAAGGACGGGCACAGCACAGGGGCCCCGCCACCACTgcggcctcctcctcctccctcctcctcatAGCCCCCATTgcggcctcctcctcctccttcctcctcctcacagcccccaTTGcggcctcctcctccttcctcctcctcagagcCCCCATTGtggcctcctcctccttcctcctcctcacagcccccaTTGcggcctcctcctccttcctcctcccagccGCCGCCCCCCGAGCGCCCCCTGGCGCCATCGCGCCGCCACAGCAGCCCGCACTGCGGCCTAGGCCCCAAGGTCACCCTGTAATTTCATCAGTCACGTTATCATAGAACCACAGGACAcctcagttggaagggacccttcAGGATCATCGAATCCAACTCCAGGCCCTGTACAGGACATGACAAGAATCCTATAATGTGCCCAGGAGAATTGTCCAAACGATTCTTAACTCGGGATGGatgctgctgccccaggagcctgttccagtgctcaaccaccctctgggtgaagagcCTTTCCCCGAGATCCAGCCTAAccctcccctgactcagcttcgTGCCATTTTCTcgagtcctgtcactggtcatgaGAGTGAAGAACTTGGTACCTGCCCTTCCACCTCCCCtcatgaagatgttgaagagcacagtGAGGTCTgacctcagtctcctccaggctgaacaaaccaagtgacctcagccactcctcataagGCTTCTCCTCCAGACATTTCATCATCCCCACGGTCCTGTGCTGGACCCTCTCTAGTAGaataatgtctttatttttttatattcagtGCCCAGAACTACTTTCAGTATTCCAGGTGAGGGcccaccagtgctgagtacagcaggacaatcccctccttTGATCTACTGGCAGTGCCGTGCTTAATGCAGCCAACCAAATTTCCATCCAAATCATTCTATTCCAGCCAGGATCATGGTACCTGAACAATGCATGTTGTAGGTTTAAAGGCTCATTATTAGAATTTTATTTGACATGTGGGATAGTACAGCAATGACAAAATTTAACATTTAGAGAAAGTGGCTGCTTCCAGCACAGAACAATTCAGGGACCCGAAACATCTCAAGTTCATAGAAGTAGTTCCTGCTTCCAGGAACTGTCAGACAAATGTCTTCAGTATGCTCTTGCTGACCAAACTCACGTTACCTACATTACCAAGCCCATCAGTACACTGACTTGCAAACAGCAATCTCTTCTTAAACTTCCCAAATTGGAAAAGTCTGCTCCACTTTTAAAGACCCAAGCCTTGCAAAATTCTGAGCAGTTACTCAGAATAGCAGAATTCTTAAATTTCATAGGAGAAAGCGAGTCACGTACAGCAAAGATATTTACTGACACCCACCCAGGGAAATATAAAGCCATACACTTTAATCCAGTTGCATTCAGCAGAGCATTTAAGCACTTAAAATACACACCAAAGACACAATTAAGCATGATGCCTTGTTTAAATAAGAGATTTGCCAAACACACCTTTTATACTGAATCAGAGCTTTACAGCCTACTGCAAGCCAGCCACAAAAAGCTGTAGTGTCAACCAAAAGCTAAGTACCCTGCCTTGCCTAAATGAGGATTTAAGTTGTGCAGCAGTCATTTCCAGTtactgtttgctttgctttccaacctccagctgcctcctcaTGTCAGACACATCCATGGGCACCCTCACCGTCAGACCATCCATCGACTTCTTCACACACACCTGGCAGCCAAGGCGCGAGctgagaagaaaacatgaagtGAGACTCCTCTGTTCCCAAAGTAAAGGGAGAAATCCCCCACCCACACTGGGATGTCTGGTCTAGGATGGGTTTTCACTAACTCTCCTGCTCTCAAGGCACAGCTATAATACAGAACAAGCCCCATCCCCTTGGAAAGAGGTGCCACATGGTGCAAATCTGCCTCAGAGGCTTGAGGATCTGCTGTGACCAGCAGGGAGGCTTACGTGTCAGTGAGTCCATATGCCAAGTCCAGCATGTCGAGTTCTTCATCTGAGATGGCATCAAGCTTTTGGAAGGTGTCCTTGTCAAAGATGAGGTGACAGGTCGAGCAGGCTAATGTCCCTTCACAGGCACCTGGCAGAGAAACAAGGGGATGGCAGCAAATCAGGAAAAATAAGGGGGTGAGAGCCACCATCTTTAGGAACAGTGTGAGAAAAGGCCCTGTAACAGATCTGGAGCATGCCAAAAGAGATGCTAGGAAACACAACAGATAGATGCAGTTTCCAGCCTCCCTCTTCTCTGGGAGAATCACCATCAGTTTCCAAATTTTTACATCAGCTCTATGCAGCCAAAAGCACTGACAGAGGCTGCTGGGATGCCAGTGGTGACTGTGTGAGGTTACATTGCCATCTCAGCATGGTGAGCCACCCAGCAAGCAGCCAGTGGGGAAAGGAAGCCTGTTTATGGTCTTTGCAGAACACAGGGGCATATGTACTGTTGTACTATTCCTAAGTACCCACTAGCCCTAACAGGACATGTACATATCCTGCTGGAGCACCTACCAAATCCATCAATGGCCAAGTTGTGATTGACTACCACTTCCAGCAAACTCTGCCCTTCTTTGGCTGTGGTCGTAAGTCGCTCTCCATCCCGATTTATAAAATGTACTGTCACCTGACCCTCGGAGCTGTAAGACAAATTTGCAAAAAATCAGAGGAATCCACCCTTTTCTATACATCCACAACTGAGGTCTTTGGGCTGAATGCTAGAGACATGGCAGTTGGAGGAAAATGTGCTTGCAAACACTTTCCCAAAGGATTATGCCATGCccaaagaaaaaattcaaattatcaGTTCTCAGTGGCAGGCAAATCTGAGTTGCCCCAAAATATTTACCACTTTATCAAACAGCCCACAGGATAAATGTCTATCTGTGTACAAACAAGTGCAGGTGTTCTGCAGGTGCTTCCCCTGCTTGGTCTGGCTGGCAGAGGGAGCATGTGTAGGCAGACAGAGCATTTGCAAGTCCCAGGCCTGGGATGTTAGTCCTGGGTAGAGTGGTGCAATAACCAGCAAAGTGCTTAAGATCAGATACATAAACCAGCAAGAAGGGCTGTTGTCATTCATGTTttgcttccccttccctttccaagGGGATTACTTGATGATTggtccttttctgctgctttttcttccatgaaGTGCCCACTCTATTCCTTAACTCCATCACAGGGAGCCTTATTGTGGTCAGAcatgcccagccctgccttccAAGAGCTACTGGGCTGAGTAACTTCCTCTGAGCTAATGTGATCCACGGTCAGGAAAAATTGCTAGTTATTTTGACAGTCTGCAAGATCTAATCTGGCCAAGAGTTAGGAACATGGCCATCAGCTTCTCTTAATGATAACTTGCAGAAAGGGCATCTACAAATGAGAGGGAAACAGCATCCAGTTCATCTCCTCCTGACAAGGCTCTCACACCAATCTGGAGAAGGCTGCTACCTTGACAGCAGTGTTCAGGATTTCTTACCAAGAAAATTCCGATATTCTGAGACTTTTATATTTGCCAGAGGAAGCACATGAGCAAACACTGGTTTTTGCTTAGTATACATACTAAATGTTCCCTTATATCTAAGGAGGTCCCAGTCACCCAAAGGTAACCCTCCTGTGCTGAAAGAAGGCAGCACCCTGGAGGTAGCTGGGCCTTTTGCCCACTAACTCTCAGTGTGGCACTGCCCAAGTGCCCATCATCCCAAAGCCCAGGGCATTCTCCAGTGGCAGAAGCTTCTCTTTCATCAGGCTGACAACATACACCAGTTTCCTTCAATATAGACACCTACAGATATTTCTAAATACACAATTTAAAGACTAGTTCTCAAatgtcaaaacaaaataatcctCCTCATTTTTGATGGAACAGAGCAATTAATTCAATTTGTATGGGAAATAGGCATACAAAGCATTTTAAGGCAATGTTTGGTTTATCTTTATGGGTGAAATAATTTGTTACACAATAGAAATGGTAAAGTGATAGAATTCCACTTAGTGCTGCAACCGAATGGATTTTTCAGCTGGATAATGAGAGATGCAGAGACTGCTGGATGCAAAAACCTCCAAAGCTGTCTGCACATTTATTGACAGAAAGCTTAATTCCTGTTATCCTTGAGGCACCTAGAGCTTTAGCCAACATTAGTTGCAGGAGAATCTCTGCACCAACCTCCCACAAATCTATTTCCCTGCAGTTCCTCTGAGTTCAACCCTTGCTTTGGTTGTTGCTGCCAGTTATGTGGGCCCCAAGGCAGCcaagctgcagccagggacaGTACACAGACTATCCAGGTAGCTACAAGGAAAGATTGATGCTGTTGTGAGATACTCTGCATGACTGGATAAGCCTGGCTGCAGAGTTGTCTTCTCAAGAGCAGGGATGATGCCAAGCACTCCTGACCATGATGCAGAGAACACCTCCAAGCAGCTTCCCTCTACGCTGGCTCAAGGGAACATTTAAGGTATCTGGCTGTGTTCTCAGGACTGGTGCCTTGCATACTGGTCTCATTGCCCTTATATCCCTCAAATCAGTCCCAGGCTCAAGTCTCTGAAAGACACTTGTTTTGGCTACCCAAAGCTGGAAACAAAGTCtgcagcttttaattttatttacttttgagTTTGTTTATTGGTGTTtttgaaacaatgaaaaaattactttcacatTTTGTTAAGTAATTTTGAACCAGGAttaaggggagaaaaaaaccccaaaaaattagTTTGACTAAATTTTGATTCATTTAGTCTGAACTATTTTACAACGGCATTACTGTCACAGGATACGTGGTCAGAGGTTTGGAAAAATCTTACCAGGATGTGATAAACTCAACACTGCAAATTCAGTGTACGCCAACTGattattctcttttaaaaattaatatctcAAACCTTTTGTGACAGGAAAGTAGTGAAGGAGGTTTCAAGAAAGTAGTTCTTTAGTTCTTCCCCCTGTCAATGTTTTCACTAAAAGATACTTTCCAAGGCCATACAAACCAGCAAGATGCCTACAAGCACTGCCAGAGATAATTTCATAAGCAACAAACCAATTAGAAATAAATCTTATTGCTAATGAGTCTTCATAAATCCCACCAAGCAGGGTCATCACTATGACTTTTCTCTAAGGTCAGATAGCAAAATGGTTTATTGTATTTTCTGTGAGGTGGTTGGGATCTCTCTCTCTCAATGCCTAGCAGATTACAGTCTGACCTAGGTGATACTACTCAAGGAGATCcacaaattacatttattttaccATCTCTTCCTGAACTATCCctgaagcagagaaaggaaaggctgGCAAGGAGCCTGCTGTAGTTCCTGCTGTGGAAATGGGCCAAAGGACTCT contains the following coding sequences:
- the LOC134050101 gene encoding adrenodoxin-like, which translates into the protein MAHGILGLMRPLQRGLNMSKIRLVLLCGVTEQHHSLAKWTERGFSSTHGFQDGSGESSSEGQVTVHFINRDGERLTTTAKEGQSLLEVVVNHNLAIDGFGACEGTLACSTCHLIFDKDTFQKLDAISDEELDMLDLAYGLTDTSRLGCQVCVKKSMDGLTVRVPMDVSDMRRQLEVGKQSKQ